The genomic region GCGGTTCCATGGCATTGTGATATTGCGGCGGCGTCTCGTAGGTCGCATCGATCTGCTTGTCGGCTGCAGCGAGGCCCGCTTCGACATCTCCATGGTGACTTACCGAGGGATTGCCGACGCCGACGGCCGGCGGCACGAAGCTTTCGCCGGCGTCGAGTCCAACCAGCGGGGGCAGCGTCTCGTAGCGCGGCGCAACAAGCGCGGCACCTTCCGTTGCGGCTTCAAGCGTTTCGGCGATCACGACGGCGATCGGCTGATTGGCGTAGCGGACTTCGTTGCTCTGCAACGCCTCCATTCGGAACACGAACGGATTGGTCTTGATCTCCGGATCGATCGCGAGCGGCGGCTTGTGCTCCGGCGTCATGACGTCGACGACGCCGGGATGACGTTTGGCGGCGGCGACATCGAGAGAGACGACGCGGCCGCGCGCAATGCTGGCGGTCGCGATCACCGCAAACAGCATGCCGGGCGGATGATTGTCCGCGGCATAGGTCGCCTGCCCAGTCACCTTGAGGATGCCGTCACGGCGGGTCAGCGGCTGGCCGATATTCGAGCCGTGCCTGAGATGGGCGGGAGCACTGGTCAAATTGAGCTCAGACATGGAGGGCTCCCGAAGTCGAGGCAAAGGGAGAGGCCGGCAGCGCGGGGATACGCGCGGGCGTCCCGGCGGCGGCCAAGGTCAGCGCGCGCACGACGATGCGGCGCGCGAGCTCGATCTTGAAGGCGTTGTCGCCCGACGGCTTTGCGCCCTCGAGCGCACGCCGGGCCGCCTCCTGAAACGCGTCCGCGGTCGGCGCGACGCCCTTGAGGACGTCTTCCGCTGCGCGAGCGCGCCAGGGCTTTGCGGCGACGCCGCCGAGCGCGAGCCGCGCCTGTGCGATTCTGCCGTTCTCGATCCGCAGCGCGGCCGCGGCCGAGACGACGGCAAAGGCATAGGAGGTGCGCTCGCGGACCTTGAGGTAGCGGGCATGTGCGGCAAGGCCGCGTGCGGCGGGCGGCAGGCGCACTGCGACGATGAGATCGCCGGGCTCGAGCACGGACTCGCGCTCGGGCGCATCGCCCGGCAGGCGGTGCAGCTCGTCGAGTGCGATCTCGCGCCGGCCGCCCCTGCCCTCGATCTCGACGATTGCATCGAGCGCGACCAGTGGCACGCAGAAATCGGAGGGGTGCGTGGCGATGCAGCTGTCGCTCCAGCCCAGCACGGCATGGCTGCGGTTCTCGCCGTCGCGCGCGTCGCAGCCGGAGCCGGGCGCGCGCTTGTTGCAGCGGCTGGCGGTGTCGTAGAAATACGCGCAGCGCATCCGTTGCAACAGATTGCCGCCGACGCTGGCTGCATTGCGCAATTGAGCCGACGCTCCGGAGAGCAGCGCTTCGGCCACCGCCGGATAGGACCGCGCGAAGTCCGCATCATGCGCGAGATCGGCATTGCGCACCAGCGCGCCGATGCGCAAAGACCCGTCCGCGAGAGTCTCGATTTGATCGAGGCCATCGAGACGCGTGACGTCGACCAGCCGGTCCGGACGGCTGACGCCGCCCTTCATCAGGTCGAGCAGGTTGGTGCCGGCAGCGAGGTAGACCGCGCCCGGCTGGGCCGCGGCAGCAACGGCTTCAGTGACCGTGGCCGGCCTGACATAATCGAACTGTTTCATGCGGAGCGCCTCTGATTGGTCTCGTCCATCTGTCCTTGCGCTTCCAGCACGGCATCGACGATGCCGACGTAAGCGCCGCAGCGGCACAGATTGCCGCTCATGCATTCGCGGACGCGCTCGGGATCGTTGCCGGCCTGGCCTTCGCCGATCATGCCGATCGCGCTCATGATCTGGCCGGGCGTGCAGAAGCCGCACTGGAAGCCGTCATGGGCGATGAAGGCGGCCTGCACCGGATGCAGCTGGTCGCCGCGGACGAGGCCTTCGATGGTGAGGATGTCGGCCCCGTCATGGCTGACGGCGAGCGCGAGGCAGGAGTTGATGCGCTTGCCGTCGACGAGAATGGTGCAGGCGCCGCACTGGCCGCGGTCGCATCCCTTCTTGGTTCCGGTCAGATCGAGGCGCTCACGCAGGAGATCGAGCAGCGTGACGCGCGGATCGTCGAGGACGAAGTCGCGCCGCGCACCGTTCACGGTGAGGCTGATGGAGTGGTTCATACAAGGCTCCGATCAGATTTGGACATGAGTCATCGCGCAGCGCGCCACCGCCGTGGCCGCTGTCGAATAGCGCCGCCCGAACACGATGCGGCCGACGCACGAGCGAAGATACGGAGGCACCCTCCGTTTAACAAGGGGCCGCCCGGAAATATTTGAATTCGTCAAAAGCCCTTGCGCCACCAACGCGATGCAGCCCTGCACGGGTCCGGCGAGGGTTCAATCTAACCAATTCGTGATCTACATTGCGCGCCATGGACGACCACACCGACCAGACCCGAAAGCCCCGCGCCGATGCCGTGCGCAATCGCGAGCGCGTGCTCGAAGCGGCGAAGCTGGTGTTCAGTGCGGGCGGTTCGGAGGCGAGCCTGGAAGCCGTGGCGAAGCGCGCCGGCGTCGGCATCGGCACGCTGTATCGGCATTTTCCAACGCGCGAGGCCTTGTTCGAGGCGGTGTACCGCCGCGAGGTCGAGCAGCTCAGCGAGCTTGCCGAGCAACTGAAGAACGAGAAGGATCCGGTCGAGGCGCTGCGGCGCTGGTTGCACTCAGGGGTCGAGTTCGTTGCGACCAAGAAGGGAATCATGGCAGCGCTGGCGCTCGCGGTGCAGAACGGGTCGGAGCTGCATGCTTTCTCCTTCGAGCGCCTGACCAAGGCGATCGGCTCGCTGCTGGACCGGGCGGTCGCAGCCGGCGAGATGCGCGCCGATCTCAGCCCGGAGGATCTGCTGCGCGCCTTCTTCGGCATGTGCTACGTGCACGACCAGCCCGGCTGGCAGGCGACGGCGCTGCGCCTGCTCGATGTGTTCGTCGACGGCTTGCGCGCGCCGCCGCCCGGCAAGGCCAAGGCGCGCTCGTCGAAGACGACCAAGCCGGCGACGAAGCGGAAGCGGTAGGCGGTGTGTCCTTGCAAAAGTAATGTTCGCTCCTGACGGCCGAGCGGACATCTGCTGATCGGCAGGGAATTGCGGCTTGTGACCGAAGCAGACATTCAGCATGGCTCGATGATTTCGAGCCATGCCGTGTTATGCGGTAAGTGGACGGCGTAGACTATTGGCGGCCCAATTGCGCGGCGACTTGCTTCTCTCCGGGCAACTTGCCCCCAGCTTGCAGGCTGC from Bradyrhizobium sp. CB1015 harbors:
- a CDS encoding xanthine dehydrogenase family protein subunit M; translation: MKQFDYVRPATVTEAVAAAAQPGAVYLAAGTNLLDLMKGGVSRPDRLVDVTRLDGLDQIETLADGSLRIGALVRNADLAHDADFARSYPAVAEALLSGASAQLRNAASVGGNLLQRMRCAYFYDTASRCNKRAPGSGCDARDGENRSHAVLGWSDSCIATHPSDFCVPLVALDAIVEIEGRGGRREIALDELHRLPGDAPERESVLEPGDLIVAVRLPPAARGLAAHARYLKVRERTSYAFAVVSAAAALRIENGRIAQARLALGGVAAKPWRARAAEDVLKGVAPTADAFQEAARRALEGAKPSGDNAFKIELARRIVVRALTLAAAGTPARIPALPASPFASTSGALHV
- a CDS encoding (2Fe-2S)-binding protein, which encodes MNHSISLTVNGARRDFVLDDPRVTLLDLLRERLDLTGTKKGCDRGQCGACTILVDGKRINSCLALAVSHDGADILTIEGLVRGDQLHPVQAAFIAHDGFQCGFCTPGQIMSAIGMIGEGQAGNDPERVRECMSGNLCRCGAYVGIVDAVLEAQGQMDETNQRRSA
- a CDS encoding TetR/AcrR family transcriptional regulator translates to MDDHTDQTRKPRADAVRNRERVLEAAKLVFSAGGSEASLEAVAKRAGVGIGTLYRHFPTREALFEAVYRREVEQLSELAEQLKNEKDPVEALRRWLHSGVEFVATKKGIMAALALAVQNGSELHAFSFERLTKAIGSLLDRAVAAGEMRADLSPEDLLRAFFGMCYVHDQPGWQATALRLLDVFVDGLRAPPPGKAKARSSKTTKPATKRKR